A genomic segment from [Flavobacterium] thermophilum encodes:
- the yeeE gene encoding putative inner membrane protein yields MEMTAQQDVRAKQAANAPKNPTAWIIAVSCFVLIGGALFLYSRVSWQQALLYVLGAFGGFVLYQAHFGFTSAWRKFILYRQGEGIRAQMVMMAVASALFLPLLIKGSIFGHSVAGNVHEVGIAVMIGAFIFGIGMQLGDGCASGTLYHIGGGDTNGVVTLIGFIAGSVIATTHFDVWMRMPHVDPISLIASFGAWGGFLLQLVLLAVVYYVVTVMEKRRHGKLLTTPLEHRHGWKTIYKGPWSLLVGALLLALMNVLVLMFKGSPWGITSAFALWGAKFVQLFGVDPTAWAYWQDEAKRQALANPLYYDTTTVMDISLMFGALLAAALAGRYAKPVQWKRPTRMTIGALIGGLMMGYGARLAFGCNIGAYFSGIASFSVHGWIWFVFAFLGSLIGVKLRPYCAYKN; encoded by the coding sequence ATGGAAATGACTGCACAACAAGACGTTCGCGCGAAACAGGCGGCGAACGCCCCGAAAAATCCAACCGCATGGATCATTGCGGTCTCCTGTTTTGTGTTAATCGGCGGAGCACTGTTCTTATATAGCCGCGTGTCTTGGCAACAGGCGCTTTTGTACGTGCTGGGTGCGTTTGGCGGCTTTGTGCTTTATCAAGCCCATTTCGGTTTTACTTCGGCCTGGCGGAAATTCATTTTGTACCGTCAAGGGGAAGGCATTCGAGCACAGATGGTCATGATGGCGGTGGCAAGTGCGTTGTTTTTGCCGTTGCTGATAAAAGGATCGATATTCGGCCATTCCGTTGCTGGGAATGTGCATGAAGTCGGCATTGCTGTCATGATTGGTGCCTTTATTTTCGGGATCGGCATGCAGCTGGGTGACGGCTGCGCGTCCGGGACGCTGTACCATATTGGCGGCGGTGATACGAACGGTGTCGTCACCTTGATCGGGTTTATCGCTGGATCGGTCATTGCGACGACGCATTTTGATGTTTGGATGCGTATGCCGCACGTCGATCCGATTTCGCTTATTGCTTCGTTTGGTGCATGGGGCGGCTTTCTGCTGCAACTTGTTTTGCTGGCGGTTGTCTATTATGTCGTGACGGTGATGGAAAAGCGGCGCCACGGCAAGCTGTTGACGACACCGCTTGAACACCGCCACGGATGGAAAACCATTTACAAAGGCCCATGGTCATTGTTGGTTGGCGCGTTATTATTGGCGCTGATGAACGTGCTTGTTCTCATGTTCAAAGGTTCGCCGTGGGGCATCACATCCGCATTCGCCTTGTGGGGAGCGAAGTTTGTCCAGCTGTTTGGTGTCGATCCGACGGCTTGGGCGTATTGGCAAGATGAGGCGAAACGGCAGGCGCTCGCCAATCCGCTCTACTACGATACAACGACGGTCATGGACATTAGCTTAATGTTCGGCGCCTTATTGGCGGCAGCGCTCGCTGGCCGCTATGCGAAACCCGTGCAATGGAAGCGGCCGACGCGCATGACAATCGGTGCACTCATCGGTGGATTGATGATGGGATACGGTGCCCGGTTGGCGTTCGGCTGCAACATCGGCGCGTATTTCAGCGGCATCGCTTCCTTCAGCGTCCATGGTTGGATTTGGTTTGTGTTTGCTTTCCTTGGCAGCTTGATCGGTGTCAAGTTGCGTCCGTATTGTGCGTACAAAAACTAA
- the psuK gene encoding Pseudouridine kinase, translating into MRQTASIVCIGGANVDRKARLLTPFRLGTSHPVTTTQTAGGVARNIAENLGRLAQPVSLVSTVGDDRDGQWLVDVTSRYVNTSFIVRTPKANTGTYTAVLDERGEMVLALADMAIYDTVGEEWRKQQWTRLGPISAVVLDTNFPKAVIRSVIAQCRQEDIPLCVVTVSVPKVKRLPSDLSGVTWFVTNEAEAKEFVGRDGHTDDIMKAILQAGAQNVVVTRGANGVAYATKQGETEAIAAPKVEVTDATGAGDAFAAGFLYGVLGGHTVEDACRFGMSSAALTLQTAETVHPALNEHLLQAAYARYFCEGGTK; encoded by the coding sequence ATGCGGCAAACGGCCTCGATCGTCTGCATTGGCGGGGCGAACGTCGACCGAAAGGCGCGGTTGCTCACTCCGTTTCGGCTCGGCACGTCCCATCCCGTCACCACGACGCAAACCGCGGGTGGGGTGGCGAGAAACATCGCCGAAAACTTAGGACGGCTTGCTCAACCTGTTTCGCTCGTCAGCACCGTTGGCGATGATCGCGATGGACAGTGGCTCGTTGACGTGACGAGCCGATATGTCAATACGAGCTTCATCGTGCGAACGCCAAAAGCGAACACCGGGACGTATACAGCGGTGCTCGATGAACGCGGCGAGATGGTTCTCGCCTTGGCGGATATGGCCATTTATGATACAGTGGGGGAAGAATGGCGAAAGCAACAATGGACTCGGCTCGGTCCGATTTCTGCGGTCGTGCTTGACACGAATTTCCCGAAGGCTGTCATTCGTTCGGTGATTGCACAATGTCGCCAAGAGGACATCCCGCTTTGTGTTGTGACGGTGTCGGTTCCAAAAGTGAAGCGATTGCCCAGCGATTTGTCTGGTGTGACGTGGTTTGTCACGAATGAAGCGGAGGCTAAGGAATTTGTGGGACGCGACGGACATACGGACGACATCATGAAAGCGATCCTTCAAGCCGGCGCCCAGAACGTTGTCGTCACGCGCGGCGCAAACGGCGTCGCGTACGCCACCAAGCAAGGGGAAACAGAAGCGATTGCAGCGCCGAAGGTTGAGGTCACCGACGCCACCGGAGCGGGCGACGCCTTTGCGGCTGGATTTTTGTACGGCGTCTTAGGCGGACATACGGTGGAAGACGCCTGCCGCTTTGGGATGAGCAGCGCGGCGCTTACGCTGCAAACGGCCGAAACGGTGCATCCCGCTTTGAATGAACACCTGTTGCAAGCCGCCTATGCGCGGTATTTTTGCGAAGGGGGAACGAAGTGA
- the psuG gene encoding Pseudouridine-5'-phosphate glycosidase, translated as MNDFLVFSEEVAQAKAEKKPIVALESTIISHGMPYPENVQTAKDVERIIRDRGAVPATIAIIDGKIKIGLTDDELELLGTSHYVEKVSRRDLPYVVAMKKHGATTVAGTMICAQMAGIRVFATGGIGGVHRGAEQTMDISADLQELSRTNVAVVCAGAKSILDLGLTLEYLETHGVPVIGYQTDVLPAFYSRTSPFRVGYRLDSAKEIAQFLETKWKLGLNGGVVIANPVPKEEELEESYITAIIEQALKEAEKQHITGKAVTPFLLDRVKTLTGGKSLKANIALVKNNAAMAADLARELS; from the coding sequence ATGAATGATTTTCTCGTCTTTTCCGAAGAAGTCGCTCAAGCGAAGGCCGAAAAAAAGCCGATTGTCGCTTTAGAATCAACGATCATCTCGCATGGCATGCCGTATCCGGAAAACGTGCAAACGGCGAAAGACGTCGAGCGGATCATCCGCGACCGCGGCGCCGTGCCGGCGACGATCGCGATCATCGATGGAAAGATTAAAATCGGGTTAACGGATGACGAACTTGAATTGTTAGGGACAAGCCACTATGTAGAAAAAGTGAGCCGCCGCGACTTGCCGTATGTCGTCGCCATGAAGAAACACGGGGCGACGACCGTGGCGGGGACGATGATTTGCGCCCAGATGGCGGGCATCCGCGTATTTGCGACCGGCGGCATCGGCGGCGTGCACCGCGGCGCCGAACAGACGATGGACATCTCGGCTGACTTGCAGGAACTCTCGCGCACAAACGTCGCGGTCGTCTGCGCCGGGGCGAAATCAATTTTGGATTTAGGCTTGACGCTTGAATACCTCGAGACGCACGGCGTTCCGGTCATCGGCTATCAGACGGACGTCCTGCCGGCGTTCTATTCGCGGACGAGCCCGTTTCGCGTCGGTTATCGCTTAGACAGCGCCAAAGAGATCGCCCAGTTCCTTGAAACGAAATGGAAGCTTGGGTTAAACGGCGGTGTTGTGATCGCCAATCCTGTCCCAAAAGAAGAGGAGCTCGAGGAGTCGTATATCACCGCCATCATCGAACAAGCGCTTAAGGAAGCAGAAAAGCAGCACATCACCGGCAAAGCGGTCACCCCGTTTTTGCTTGACCGTGTGAAAACGTTAACCGGAGGCAAAAGCTTAAAAGCAAACATCGCCTTAGTGAAAAACAACGCCGCCATGGCGGCCGACCTTGCCCGAGAGCTTTCTTGA
- the secA_1 gene encoding Predicted metal-binding protein related to the C-terminal domain of SecA — MSFIQTIEPHLFSDHPVLRQFAFDAIEEYPDIPAALVERLVDEAVTADNEETRRMILHGISKQPLTDRALEQLLSMKDAAKYIRWFFPFPAAQLEKYGEQLLPHFPRSWQRAVRLALEGTEDDVWEHYFSVLSHLHEEEFHNHDWFLVAKQAVRILVERGWMTKEDIGLTWMKNEQQPWFSYDGILAVYAVSLVGAAEYIPRLARLLEQQDGDVLVDQAVSTLSMFQREETIEAVRPYAFQEDTALSAIHVLANIKSKQAVRVLREVFSKQRDDDLQAFCFEALCHQLDKEALPEVEQYVKRAEKRGRSWMIDVEQNAYAYYTILEIDHPKLETWRAIAEQRYRHFQAVLQTPPRPTNIPYRRKERKIGRNDPCPCGSGKKYKKCCGK, encoded by the coding sequence ATGTCCTTTATTCAAACAATCGAGCCGCATTTGTTTAGCGACCATCCTGTCCTCCGCCAGTTTGCGTTTGACGCAATCGAAGAGTATCCGGATATTCCAGCCGCGCTTGTGGAGCGTTTGGTGGATGAGGCTGTAACGGCGGACAACGAAGAAACACGGAGGATGATTTTGCACGGCATCTCCAAACAGCCGTTGACCGACCGAGCGCTTGAGCAGTTGTTGAGCATGAAAGATGCAGCGAAGTACATCCGTTGGTTTTTCCCGTTTCCAGCCGCCCAGCTCGAAAAATACGGAGAACAGCTGCTCCCTCACTTCCCGCGGTCTTGGCAGCGAGCTGTCCGCCTTGCTTTAGAAGGAACGGAAGATGACGTATGGGAACACTATTTTTCAGTGCTTTCGCATTTGCACGAGGAAGAGTTTCACAATCACGATTGGTTTTTAGTAGCCAAGCAAGCCGTGCGCATTCTCGTTGAACGCGGATGGATGACGAAGGAAGATATCGGTCTGACATGGATGAAAAACGAGCAACAGCCTTGGTTTTCGTATGACGGCATTTTGGCGGTGTATGCGGTCTCGCTCGTCGGCGCCGCTGAATATATTCCCCGCCTCGCCCGACTGTTGGAACAACAAGACGGTGATGTGCTTGTTGATCAAGCCGTTTCCACCTTATCGATGTTCCAACGTGAAGAAACGATCGAAGCGGTGCGCCCATATGCGTTTCAGGAAGACACGGCGCTGTCCGCTATTCATGTGCTCGCCAACATCAAATCTAAACAGGCCGTGCGTGTATTGCGAGAAGTCTTTTCCAAGCAGCGCGATGATGACCTCCAAGCATTTTGCTTTGAGGCGCTTTGCCATCAGCTGGATAAAGAGGCGCTCCCAGAAGTAGAGCAGTATGTAAAAAGAGCGGAAAAACGAGGGCGTTCTTGGATGATTGATGTCGAACAGAACGCGTACGCCTATTATACGATTCTAGAGATCGATCACCCGAAGCTGGAAACGTGGAGAGCCATTGCCGAGCAGCGGTATCGCCATTTTCAAGCCGTGCTGCAAACACCTCCGCGGCCGACCAACATCCCATACCGCCGAAAAGAGCGAAAAATCGGCCGTAACGACCCATGTCCGTGCGGCAGCGGGAAAAAGTATAAAAAGTGCTGTGGCAAATGA
- a CDS encoding Transposase and inactivated derivatives has product MKLDNNNHSVFLLYYHLVLVVKYRRQVIDDTISDYAKDMFVRLGKNYNISLVEWNHDMDHVHILFKAHPNSELSKFINAYKSASSRLIKKHFPQVKRKLWKEYFWSRSFCLLTTGGASIEVIKKYIENQGMK; this is encoded by the coding sequence ATGAAATTAGACAATAATAACCATTCAGTGTTCCTATTGTATTATCATCTTGTGCTGGTTGTAAAATATCGCAGACAAGTGATTGATGATACCATATCTGACTATGCAAAAGATATGTTTGTGAGATTGGGTAAAAATTACAATATTTCCTTGGTCGAATGGAATCACGATATGGACCATGTGCATATTTTGTTCAAAGCACATCCAAATAGTGAATTATCCAAGTTCATCAATGCCTATAAAAGTGCAAGTTCTCGACTGATCAAAAAGCATTTTCCGCAAGTGAAAAGAAAACTGTGGAAAGAATATTTTTGGTCAAGAAGCTTTTGCCTGCTTACAACGGGTGGTGCGTCCATTGAAGTAATCAAAAAATATATCGAAAATCAAGGTATGAAGTGA
- a CDS encoding transposase, IS605 OrfB family yields MANKAYQFRLYPTKEQEELLAKTFGCVRFVYNKMLEERIQMFEKFKDDQESLKQQTFPTPAKYKKEFPWLKEVDSLALANAQLNLQKAFQHFFSGRAGFPKFKNRKAKQSYTTNVVNGNIKLSDGYIKLPKLKWIKLKQHREIPAHHIIKSCTITKTKTGKYYISILTEYEPQPALKEVQMVVGLDFSMSTLYVDSEGKRANYPRFYRKALETLAKEQRKLSRKKKGSNRWHKQRLKVAKLHEKIANQRKDFLHKESHKLAKRYDCVVIEDLNMKGMSQALHFGQNVHDNGWGMFTTFLQYKLAEQGKKLIKIDKWFPSSKTCSCCGRVKESLSLSERTFRCECGFESDRDVNAAINIKHEGMKRLAIV; encoded by the coding sequence ATGGCAAACAAAGCCTATCAGTTCCGTCTATACCCAACAAAAGAACAAGAAGAATTGCTCGCCAAAACCTTCGGTTGTGTCCGTTTTGTGTATAACAAAATGCTTGAAGAACGCATACAAATGTTTGAAAAGTTCAAGGACGATCAAGAATCCTTGAAACAGCAAACATTTCCGACCCCTGCCAAGTACAAAAAGGAGTTTCCTTGGCTAAAAGAAGTGGACAGCCTTGCGCTGGCAAATGCTCAACTAAATTTGCAGAAAGCGTTTCAACACTTCTTTTCTGGCCGCGCTGGATTTCCCAAGTTCAAAAACCGCAAGGCGAAACAGTCGTACACCACAAATGTGGTAAATGGCAACATCAAGCTTTCAGATGGCTATATCAAGCTGCCCAAACTGAAATGGATCAAGCTAAAGCAACATCGGGAGATTCCTGCCCACCATATCATCAAGTCTTGTACGATCACGAAAACCAAAACAGGAAAATACTATATTTCTATTCTCACAGAGTACGAACCTCAACCTGCCCTAAAAGAAGTACAAATGGTTGTTGGGCTTGACTTTTCCATGAGTACGCTGTATGTCGATAGCGAGGGTAAGAGAGCCAATTATCCTCGATTCTATCGCAAAGCATTGGAAACATTAGCGAAAGAACAGCGTAAATTGTCTCGTAAAAAGAAAGGCTCGAATCGTTGGCACAAACAGCGTCTGAAAGTAGCGAAGCTGCATGAGAAAATTGCCAACCAGCGTAAGGACTTTCTGCATAAGGAGTCGCACAAATTAGCGAAACGGTATGATTGCGTGGTCATCGAAGACCTCAACATGAAAGGGATGTCACAAGCCCTCCATTTCGGTCAAAATGTTCATGACAACGGCTGGGGCATGTTCACCACTTTCCTTCAGTACAAGCTGGCCGAACAGGGGAAGAAGCTGATCAAAATCGACAAATGGTTCCCCTCGTCCAAAACGTGTTCGTGCTGCGGTCGAGTCAAGGAGTCTCTATCGCTTTCTGAACGGACATTCCGCTGTGAATGTGGATTCGAGAGCGACAGGGACGTCAATGCGGCCATCAATATCAAACATGAGGGCATGAAACGATTGGCGATCGTCTAA
- the ygiD gene encoding LigB family dioxygenase, translated as MRSPALFLAHGSPMLAIEDNAYTALLGKLGEGIRPQAVVIFTAHWMTRQPTVSAVEGTYDMIYDFSGFPRELYEVVYPARGSVEWAERVRVRLSSVTDVAIDQTRGLDHGSWVLLYRLFPKADIPVVQASVVPWWTPKQLLQLGEALRPLRDEGVMIIGSGGTVHNLMALRWEGHAEADEWAVAFDDWLLSRSAAHSEEVFEYENKAPYAKQAVPTPEHLAPYWIAYGAGDRGGAPRVLFREYQYGSLSLMAVSL; from the coding sequence ATGAGATCCCCCGCCCTATTTCTCGCTCACGGTTCGCCGATGTTGGCAATCGAAGACAATGCGTACACGGCGCTTTTGGGCAAACTCGGGGAAGGAATTCGCCCGCAGGCGGTCGTCATCTTTACAGCGCATTGGATGACGCGCCAACCGACGGTTTCGGCGGTTGAGGGGACGTATGACATGATTTATGATTTTTCCGGATTTCCGCGCGAGCTGTATGAAGTGGTGTATCCGGCGCGCGGGTCGGTCGAGTGGGCGGAGCGCGTGCGGGTGCGCCTCTCTAGTGTGACGGACGTAGCCATCGATCAAACGCGCGGGCTGGATCACGGCTCATGGGTGCTACTCTACCGCTTATTTCCGAAAGCGGATATTCCAGTTGTGCAAGCGTCGGTCGTGCCGTGGTGGACACCGAAGCAATTGTTGCAGCTCGGGGAAGCGCTGCGCCCGTTGCGGGATGAGGGCGTGATGATCATCGGAAGCGGCGGGACGGTGCACAATTTGATGGCGCTCCGTTGGGAAGGGCATGCGGAGGCGGACGAATGGGCCGTCGCATTTGATGATTGGCTTCTCAGCCGATCCGCCGCCCATAGTGAAGAGGTGTTCGAGTATGAGAACAAGGCGCCGTACGCCAAGCAGGCCGTACCGACCCCCGAACACCTCGCGCCGTATTGGATCGCTTACGGCGCAGGCGATCGCGGCGGGGCGCCGCGCGTGTTGTTCCGAGAATATCAATATGGAAGCTTAAGCCTCATGGCTGTGTCTTTGTGA